The Cryptococcus neoformans var. grubii H99 chromosome 4, complete sequence genome contains the following window.
AGATCCGACGTTCCTTCTCTTTAGATGTAATTTGGGCTCTGACGACGGCTAGTTGTTTTTGGGAGGTTATCGCCtgttttttgtttttgttttaATGGTTAAATGGTTACGAAAATGTTAGCACagaaatgatgaagagataGAAAAGGAAAGTGGGAGGGTGGAGAGAACGTACTTGGGTTTGGATTTGAAGGAGGATTTTACGGAGAGTGTCGTCTGAAAGGGTTGACATGTTGTTGCTTGCTTGTCTGATTCGGATGTAATGCTGCAGACTATAGGGTTGACAGTTTGCTTGGTACGTCGGTATTATAGACCTCTATTTAGAGGAATGTGTAATCGATGGGAGTTGGGTCGAGACTTGATTAAGCTGTAATGAACATATAACGATGATGCTGGTCCGACGAACGAAGACTGGCGGATGTTCGCGAACGCGTTAACAACAAGGAAATAAACTACCGTGGGAATGTCGACAAGCCCAATTGTTACTACAGGCCGAGGTTGGTAACGAACATGGATCGGGACAAAtcgaggaagagtggcTACATACATGACTGAGCATGTTAGGTTTTTGCTGTAAATTCGACACGCGTTTGCTGTAATAAGTTCAAAATGCATCACCGTATCTGCTGTAATTTGTACTTTGATTGCTGTAATTTCATTCAAATCGTCATATCTCCTTCTGTCCTGCATACTATGCTTAACCCTTGAGGTATGTGGTAGTCAGAGACTGTTTCTATAAGTGTACGCTACCAGCTGCGTGCATGCATCGAGAAAATCGGTAAGTATCGATGATTTCgtttttcccctttcccgTCCACTGAGTCCTCTTTTATAAATTCGCAGGGCACTCAGTCCGTAACCAGACCAGTTCAACTTTCTATCATGCCTCTGTGACGCATTGGAAGACCATCTAAAGGTGAAATAATGGGGCAAAAAACGTCATGTCCGCAAAATTGACTCCCGAAGTATGAACTCCCTatatcctctctctcctgtTACGGCTAGCTCGCAGGTGCTCATCCAAACCATCCCCTTGTAGGatagaggaaggagagtggAAGATGACTAATGAATTGACCATGCATAATCTCATAAAATTCGTACGTACAACCTACAAATCATATCCTGTTTCTACAGACAtagaagggaaagaagacatgTTTACACTTGACACAACAAGTAATAAAAGACATTAGGGACTAACAAGGGCCTCATGAAATCAATATAAACATTACTCAAAGCGGGTAAAGAAACGTCGACATCATGAGGCGGAAACAGGATAACGTTATCGTTAAATATGGATGAATAGATTGAACAAGTATaagcaagagaaaagaTATATCCGAGCGGCGGGCGCTAAGGAATAGATGTGACGAGCGAAAGGTTGTAGAGAGCCTCGAGGGATGTATGGCGGCGCCGGCAGGTACTCGGGGGCGATGGAAGAGTTATGAGCTGTACCGGAGATCCAAGCAATGGCGATGGCCGAGGAAAGACGTTCAAACggcctcttctccagcgaTCAGCCTTTCcctctgctcttcttcttcccctgccccttcctcctcctctccctcacCAAGCCTCACCCCCGTTCTCCTTCTTAGCCCCAGCCGAGGATCGACCCACTCACTTAGCCTTTCTCTCATATTCCTCCAGATTTCCGGCAATCTCCATGGTctggatggagatgaggatgagccTGGACCTGAGCCGAGGGTTTCTCCACCCAGATTTGAGTTTAGTTCTGGGTTCGGAAAAACGGCCAGCGTatcaaaagaagatggagtTTGCTCGGTACGATCAGCATCGATGGCCATGGGTGGACCGATGACCGGTGTCATGATGGAGCCTTTAACCTTGGCTTGGGGGAGCGTCACGTCTGCTCGGCATGTTGGACACTAATATCACAGCATGTTAGCTTTTAGCTCTTGCTGTTCATAACATAGACAGAAAAGGAGGGGAAATAAATGAAACGTACGAGCTTCCGCCATTTCATCAACCATTCGTCACATTCCTCTTTATGAAAGACATGTCCACATGGCAAGATCCGGACGATGTCACCCTTTTCAAACGCGTCCATACAGATAGCACACTCATCTTTGGAAAAGTACCGTCTTGCTGGACGTTTATGTTTTTTGTTATTCCGGCTTGGGCCGGCGTTATCcgtggaagaagatagtGGGGGATGGGCAGGGAGAGtaggggagaaggatgggttGGTCTCGGTTAAGGGTGGGAGAAGTGGAGGGGACGAGATGATTGAAGGGTGGATAGGCAATGGAGGGTGAGTTCGTGACGGATCGGCGTCTGTGGGATCGTTCAAAATATCACTTTGGGAATCATGTACCTCTTGTTCATCTGTAAGCAGACTTCTCTCCCCACCTTCCGGACTGGGGCTTCCAGGCCCTTCGGACgaatcatcttccttctcccagaCGATATCGGGTGTCCAGACTCGTTCGGGAAGACTAAGGACGACCATTGCTGGGGCACGATCTGCTTCACGTTGGCTTGAAAGACATCGTCGGTAAGATATTGCGTAAGGCAGGAATGAAGTGGACATACCGAGCGACACGAAAACGATGGATACCGATCATAGCCAATAAAAACAAGGTGGGCATAAGTAATGCAAACGAAAGTAGGCCTGAGAGGGCACTTCGAAACGATCAGCTTGATAAATACCACAAACAAAATATTGACTCACTTTCCTTCATCGGAGCCTTCACTAATGTCAATGTATAGCCCCTGGCCAGGGCTTTTTGAGCCTGTCTGATTGGCAAGCAAATCTCTTAACCCAAGATATGACGCGCGAGAAACAAATACTGCCGGAATATAGAGACTATCTGTATCCTCTACTAGGAAAGTCAGCAATCGTACGACCCATGAGCAGATACACAACCCACGAGGCGAAAACATCGTGATCAatccctccctcttcctacCCTCCGCGTCCGTCTCCCCAGATTTCGCCTTTGCATCACCCACAATGACCGCATGCGCACCCCTATCTTGTGCTGCCATTACTTTCGTCGCGAAGTCACATATGCCCCTTTCGATCAGTGCAATCTTCACATCCTCCGCTTTCCCAGGACGTGCTGGCGGTCTAGGAATGGTGCTGGATGGGATACATGCGAGCAGCTCAGAAGGGGAATGGGAAGCGTCAGGAGTGAGGAACGAGGAGAATGTGAGGAGACGACCGGAAAGCGGAAGCGAGATGGATGGGTGGGATGGGAAAGCGGCTGGGCGGTGGGGAAGGCTAATGTTTTCTGCTCCCTTGGGGTCGTTCAACTACAATTAGGTTAAGTTATGATCAGTTCAGCTCGCTTAGCCAGCTCTAAAATCTTACATGGACAACAACGTCGCCCTCTCCACCCAAAGCCAGCCACCGACTCAACCACCCCTGTTCCGTCCAGACAGCCGCATGAGGCGGCTCAATGGAGTACTCTTGGACGTAGCCCATCCCATCATATACAGTTACCgcctcaatctctttcGGTCCGTCCGAGAAGTAATGATACGATGCGTAAGTGCCATCAAGAACCTCTTCAGCACTAGTAAGAACGAAATGATTCGGGGCGGGAGACGTGTAAACGATTGTGCTGAGAGCGATGGCCGCAAGTAGGCGGTATTGGAGCATACCTGCCGTGTGTGTGTGAGTTATTCACGATGGGATTCCGTTTGGCTAACTGCAGATAAAAGTGAAATGTGCCGACAAGGGAAACGGAACATGTCGAAGTGTGGAAGTTCCTGGTGACGTTGTGTAATTCTTGCTGGCGGCGACTGGGGGGGTGGCAACCGTCGACATTTTCCCAGGAAATATCCTTTAGGACGGCGGGCAacttcatcctttttttttcgataTATAGCTCTTATAACTATCATAAAGCACACAAATATAATCCGTCCTCATGTTCGCCTCTAATCAACCATGTGTGTTCAGAATATTTGGGCCCAGAACATTTATCCTCAATAATGGTGCTGCCCTCAACGGACTTCACCTTCATTCAAGTCGCTTGTATCATCTCGAACGGCTCATCTTTGGAAATGTCTGGATACCCtgagatggaaatggacgCTACCCTAATGCTATTGTCTGGGTGTCGCCAGAGCTTTTCTAGAAGACAATGGTGGAAGTATTAATctggggaaagaaggcaagTTAGCCCATTCTAATAGTGGAACCATATCACCTGAGTTTGCAGGCAACGCTTGGTCAATTACATCGATTACACCTGTGAATGGCCAATCATTCCAGCCTGCTacagctgctgctgctgctgtcatTGGGCACAAATCAATCCCAGCCATTTCAAGGACTAATTATCCTTATTTAAGAACCATGAACTGACATAGATCGGGACAACATCGGCCAGTTCCCCGGtttcacttcttcctcggctTCCGGTGCGGCGTCCGTCAACTACGCCGTTCGTTCTTCTGAAAGTTACGATCGATAAATAAGTTCGATGCCAATACGGAGATAAGTGCAATCACCTAAATTTGGATCCAATCGTGAGAATGGCCTAACACATGTCATACCCCAATCCTTTCTCAGCTAAAGGCTACATTACACAAGATTATAGACCTTTTAGCCCTATGATAGCGCGTGAGACGTGCTACGATCGTAACCCTCCAGCTCCTTCCTTAGTAGTACTCCAATTCGTTGGACCAATCGACCCAAGTAATTATTGCACAGTGGGCTGTCAAGCATCTGTCAAAAGATTGATATACGAGTCCTCATCAGGCACACCGTCCACCATACATAACCCCCCAATGTtgagaggtgaagaagaaaatgaacGAATCCAGTAGCTTTCTTCTGGATGTTGCCGGCGTAACCTTCTGCATCAGATGCGCTTCCATACAGTCCTGCATCTATAATTGGAAGAATGTCTGGTGAGCAGCTGTATTAATTGAAAGAACAATGGGGTATCACTCGCAGATCTTAGTAAAGGTATACAGGAGTGTCCCTTCGAGTTTCAGTATGAGCAAATTTTGCAGTATCCATGGTGTGACGACTTGCTGTTGACCAAGCCAATGGATGTGGTAATGCCGTGGCTTGGACCAAGCCTGCAAGTACCCCAGCAATACTTCACAATGATTATTTCCTCCGCTGGTCACGAACATAGCAATTCATATCTTCTATTCATTTACAAACTCTAGAGCGTATTTGACATCTTTACTTCTCTAACGTCTTTCGAAAACAGTCCTCAAAACAATGATAAAAAGCGCACCCTTCAATCAATTATAGGATGGGTACCTTACGCCACATCTCCAGCAGCGTCCAGGTTCAGGATCATCGCTTGGTAGAATCTCGCAAACTCGATAAGATCATCAGCGTTTGAGTATTCGTTGATGGTATGCGCTCCCCCAGAACCCGCCATGGGAGTGTATCGGAATCGATAGATGTTGGGGGTGAGGTCCCAATAACGCCTTGTGTCAGTGTTCTATTACACAATAAGGGGTTCACCGTTAGCCTGACTTTCACAGACATAGGGTGATTGGAGGTTCTTACACCAGTGCTCATAAACGGAGCCATGATCAAATCATCCCCCGCTTCAAGCTCTACaatctttccatcctcacTGACCTCCTTTCTACTCGCCCACATGCCTCTTGCCGTCCCTGCCATCACCCTCCAAGCCGGGTCTTCGATGCTCACAGGGCTATGAGGGGAGGGATCGGTGTAATAGCCAAATGCTTCGTCGAGAATGACTTTAGAAGTGGGAGAACCGTCAAAGACGGTCTCGCCGTCAAAGCCGATGAGGGTGAGGTTATAGTCTTCACACACAGGTTTGAGGAGGTTCAAGGTTCGGTCTTGGAGTTCGAAGTGGTTGGAAAGGCTGTTGACTCGGTGGTTGACGATGGCAGTCACAGCCTCGGGCTAACATAGGTTAAGCAGACGGGGATAAATATTTGGGGAGGATAGTGCGATACTTACCAAAGCGTTTACTTTCAACCCACCGTGGATTATATCCACAGCTTGGGTAGTAGTCAACATACTCTTGATGGGATCACCCTGACCAGGCCCGGCAGGCGCTCCACCCATCCCGACACTGATGATCTCTTCAGGCAAGCTCTTCCAAGCCTTCAAATCCCCATCCTCGGCCTTGATAACCATACCCTTCAACTTTTTTGGCATGTCCTTGGCATAGGCAGCTGCGCAAGTCATAAACTCGTAAACAGGGGAAGATTCGGCAATGGTAGCTTCGTGAGGATTGCGCTCGAGCTCAGCAATAAGCAAGGAGATGAGACCGATGGCAGTGTGAGGTGGAGGTACGGAAGAGTGTCCACCCAGTGTGGAGACGGTGATACCAAGGTCATAGTGGCCTTTCTCAGCGACAGCGGGGGTAGCGAATTGCTGGCCCCAGGTGTTGATCATACCTGAGCCCTCATCAATGAGgctgttgaagatgagctgTTTTCCTGCATCACTGTAGGAGAATAACACACAGAGCCATAGAGTCCTTTCCGTACTTATCAAGGAGGTATCGAGCGATAGCAGGTGCGCCGACTTGGCCACCACGTTCTTCATCGCTGCCAAAGCCCAGAATGATGGTCCTCTTGGGCTTGAAGTCAGTGGTCTTAAGGAGATGTTCGATGGCAGACATCACAGCTGCATTGACGACGTTAAGCGAGAGCTCACTCAAAGTCGGATGTGCTTACCAATCAGACTGCTTTTAGTGTCCGAAGCACCTCGACCGTGAATGACGGTGCCATCGTATTCGCCGCCGTAAGGGTCATGGGTCCATTGACCTCTCGTAGAAGCCAAGACGGGGACGACATCTGCAATCAAGGGTTTTAGCGGATTGGGGGGATCAATCATGGAAGACATACCCTGGTGGGCAGTAAGGAAAAGAGGTTTAAGAGATGGGTTGGAACCCTGGATCTCGTAGACCAACGCCCAATCAGTCTTGGTGACCTCGGCCACCTCGTAACTGTGGAGCGATATCAGCACCTAGGCATGATGTGTGGCCTTCTCCGTCCTTACATGAGAGGGAATGTCTTTTCGAGGACTAAAGCCTGTCAGTGACTGGGGGATAAGATTGCGTAAGTCACTAACAGGCATGGAATTCAACAAAGATTTCCCATCTGGGGTCTTCATCAACGGGGCCCATCTCGTCGAAGACCTCGGTAGGGATTCGAACCTTTGTAGGAGTATAGACTGTCAGTCTATCTGAGATTCTGCGCTTATGTTGCAAGTGACACTTACAGCTTCTTGAAGCctcttgatgatgatgtcctTTCCCTCCCAAATTTTACTCGTGTTGTAGCCGGCGGGCATGATAGGTTCTGCCTGGGCACAGAGTCCGTCGCTCAAATTTCCACTATACACAGAGAAATCCTCTTTGTAGGTGATAAGCTGGGACACGGAGAAAGGCCAGGATGTGATGATAGCAGAAGCAGCCAGTAGACCGAGGGCAATGAGCGGCCAACGGCGCTTGGATAAACCCTCAGCGGGTACATCGTTTGAGGTGACTGGTAGATAGATGGGACCTTTAGCCATGTTTGAGAGTATATACAATGCTGAAGGATCTGAAGGGAACTCGAATGGCGACGTGAATCTGCTTTATGAGATGGTGCAATTCCATATCTTTCATCGCACAAATCCGAGTGGGCGGTATTTACCGCCATCGGAGAAGGACGACACAAAACGCACTAAAAAATTAGCCGATTTTCCTTATCTCGGCAACGCCATCATATAATTATTACATTCACAACAAATGTTGAAATCAACCCATTTCCAGTATGGttatttttatttctgAGCCACCCCATAGCCCTTGAGAAGAAGCCTGTCGTCTGATAGTGCATGCCCATGCCGAAATCCTAAATACTCGCTTTCGTTCTAATTCTTACCACCTTTTTTGTGCAGACCACGCGTTCAGCAGTAAGTTTTTATGTAGCCCACAAACCTCCTCACCCACAAGCTATCGATCATTTTATAACCTAATGTCCTaaaggaggatggaatGACATGGCCAAGAAAGAGATTTCTCATGATCGAGATCGCTGGTAGTTTCCATCCAACCGTAATTGTACCGCCTCCTTGCTCGAATGTATGATTTATTTAGCGAAAGAGCCGGAACGAGTATTCCAGGTTCAAGGTCGTCGGTGGGGCAAGATAGATCCTTGGCAAACAAGGGACTAAGGCACATCTTGGGGCTCGCCTAATGGGGAGCTCTTTAGTATTTCGTCAGCTGTGGCACGACGGAGAAAGTAGGAAGGATAATCCGCTGAATAGTGAGAGGTTGTGGTGGAATACAGACCTAATTAGCATGTGCAAGCGACCATGGCTACTGCTGCAAACGACTGTAAGCAaatctcatcatcaacaattCGTACAATAGAAAACATACGATAGGACGATGGAACATACGATGAACTTGATATGGCCCTTTTATAGTATTCAAGAGGTGTCGAACGACCTAGCACCCGATCATTTCCATCGCAAAAGTGTTAATACCTAGTCTACGTTCTATGCTTCAGTTTTCGGCATAATGGCTATGGTCCACTGAATGAGACTTACGCGGTGATTAAAAGTGTAAAGCTCATCGCCAGGTAATCACAGAGGCCATTAAGCCCTTGTCAAGCCaagcctctcttctttggtcGACTACAAGAGGTGTGAACGAAGAGGCGCAGGGCCGAGGAAAAAGCAACGTCGGTGGCTAATAAATGACGGCGACGTGAAGTGCCTCTGGGAAGGGGAGTGTGCTGATTCATAGAAATGCATAAACTCAAGGACCATGGAGAGCAACTATATCGAGCATCTGATATCTCAGATAGCAGCGCTCGAGGCTTCGTTGTACTGGAAGCACAGGCGCGTGCCGCTTCTTCAGCATTAATGCCTTGTCTGTCTTATCTGCTTCAGGCAGCGAGACACCTACCAGACAACTTCGTCACCCTTCATCTATGATCGGCTTCCTTGGATAGGTCCTCCGTTCCCCCACTCCTAACTCTCGAGGTTAGCAGAAAGCAGAGTGGAACTGTGAATGAAGTGCGCAGAGGCCCCTTCCCGTTTACCAGCGATATCACCGTGGCCGGCCAATCGGCACGGTTGTAACTTGAATAGCATAGGTTATACCTATTAGATCTTCGAGAACCGAAATGTCATTGGAGTTGGAGCTACCGTGCTTGGATGTTATCAAGGTGTGTCAGACTGTTTGTTGGCGACTGAAGTACGCGTCCGGAAGTTATCGATCTATGTAAGCGACGATCCGTCAGCAGAGGTCCGCACATCTCTTTACGTAACATAAATAGACGTCATGGCTTTTGAGGCATTCCTTCGTTCTTCGCTGCTAGTTCGTTGAGAGGCTTCTCAAGTCCTTCTTCGTTCAACTTAATTTTCTGACAGCATTCTAGTCGAATTGCACTCTACGTCCAAACGTACAACAGCAGGATAAACCTAAGGAAATGTCAGCTGCAGGCGTCGTTTCAAAGAAGCTCAAGTTCAAGGGTGAaaagtcaaagaagaagaaacggTCTCATCACCACTCCTCAGGTCGaggcggaggcggaggcgatggagatgaacTTGAAGCTTTGGCCGCTGCTGACCCGAGAGGTATGTGAATGTTAGATGCTGTGTCAAAGTGTATCTTTACTGATTTGTATCTGCCAGGATGGATGTTTCCATCGAACCCTATGGAAATCAACGGCCCAGCCTACATTTTACTCCCTACCGAACCGCTCACCTGCCTTGCTGTAAGTCTGTTCGCTCGCTGGAAATACCTTGTGCTGACGAATTTTTAGTGGGATGCAACAAGACAGAAAGTATATGCCGCGCCTGTCGACATTCCCCAGGCCCCCGAAGGCGCCAACGACCTCAGCGAATCTGAAATCCTTTTAACAATTGAGCCGACGGATGTGAACCATGTTTGGGTTATCTCAAGATTATCAGGAAGTGAAGATGTGGTGAGCTTGCGGACAAGTACGTAAGTCCATGTCCAATCGCATTTATTATGTAAAAGTCACTGAACGGTGGCTGTAGAGGGACATTCCTCACCGCGAGTCCATCAGGCTCTTTAACAGCTACCACGCCTTCTCGAGGACCTCTTGAAGCTTTTATCCCCATTAATTCCCGTccctccaccccttccGTCTTCCCCACTTTCGCCCTCCAAATACAGCACAACTCCAAATACTTTTCCGCAACCACCATTGCTGGTAAAGCCGAGTTGCGAGCTGATGCTGACGACGTTGGCGAGTTTGAGGGTTTGAGGATTAAGTGCCAAAGAGAGTTTGTGTACAAGGCAAGGCAGGGAGAAGATgtgaaaggaaagaagaggatggcaGATAGTGGACCTTCTGCAGCGTCAATTGAAGACGAcgagatgagaagaaagtgaGTCGCTTTTCCGGTCATTTTTGTTTGAATTATCAGCTGATGCCTTGAACAGTCGGGAAGCCCAGACATGGGGGGCTGGAAGGATCAAGCTTTCTGATAAAGACAGGCGGGACGTCAAAAAGGCgaaaaaggaagggcgATATGCTGAGGCAATGTTAGACCGCAGAGCCGCTCTGAAGAGGTCAGTCTGATCTTTTGTTATCGAGTTTGTTTACTGATACTGATGTGCTCGCAGCGACCGATATGCAAAGTAACGTAATCAAATTTTGTACCTTTATGCAACACTATACAACCTATgcttttctcctctcttaAAAAAGAGCCTCGCCCTTGACCAAATCCTTATGCGTGTACCCTTTGCCGCCCTTCTCGTGGTCGGCAATCACACTTCCATCCTGCTTCTTACTCCTCATCATGTACTTGTAGATAACCAGCCCATCCAAACCCACAGGGCCACGAGCATGTGTCTTGCCTGTCGAGATCCCGACTTCAGTACCCAGGCCATATCTAGTACCATCTGCAAATCGTGTAGAAGCATTGACAAAGCAGTTGGCACTGTCCAGCCCTCGGCACCAAGCAGACATGGAAGCCTCGTCCTCGGTGACGATAGAATCTGTGTGGTGGGAGGAATGAGAGTTGATGTGCTGAATGGCTTCTTGCACAGACTCGACAGCTTTAACGGCAATAGTAGGGCCAAGGAACTCGGTGCTGTAGTcggcgggggaggaggcAGTAACAAACTTGCTGGCTTCGGGGATACTGGCGTCTCGCAATGCGGCGAGGGTCGCAGGATCGCATCGAAGACAGACAGAGTTGGACATGAGGGCAGACGCAACGGCGGGCCAAACAGTggtgaggagagaagaatggattAATAGAGTTTCGGCGGCGTTGCACGCCGCCATGTAGTCGATCTGTGTAGGTTTTATATGAGCTAATATGTTTTTGGTAATAGAAGCTTGCACACCTTGGATTCCACGGCAATCCTAATGGCCTTCTCTTGGACTGCACTCTTATCAAGGTACACGGCGCAGATACCATCGGCATGACCCATCACAGGGATCCTGGTGTTGTTTTGTATACTCCTGACGAGCTCATTACCACCTCGGGGCATAACAAGGTCAATATATCTGTCCTGAGCGAGTAAGGAAGAAATCTCGGATCGAGTCGACACGGATTGGACGAAGGCCGAGGGGATGGATGTCCTGGCGAGAGCTTGAGAgatgagggaggagaggacggTAGCGGTGTTGATGGATTCTTTACCACCCTTCAAAATAGCGGCGTTACCTGTCACCGAAGAGTTAGCAGTTACAGTTTTAAGTGCGCTATTACTTACCACTTTTGATGGCCAAAGCAGCGATGTTCACAACAACTTCGGGCCTAGCCTCAAAGATGACGAGCAACACGCCGACAGGACAAGTCACCCGATGAAGCTCCAGCTCAGGACCGATCTCCTTGGCGAAAGTGACCATGCCAGTGGGGGCAGGAAGG
Protein-coding sequences here:
- a CDS encoding Gly-Xaa carboxypeptidase, giving the protein MAKGPIYLPVTSNDVPAEGLSKRRWPLIALGLLAASAIITSWPFSVSQLITYKEDFSVYSGNLSDGLCAQAEPIMPAGYNTSKIWEGKDIIIKRLQEAVRIPTEVFDEMGPVDEDPRWEIFVEFHAFLEKTFPLIYEVAEVTKTDWALVYEIQGSNPSLKPLFLTAHQDVVPVLASTRGQWTHDPYGGEYDGTVIHGRGASDTKSSLIAVMSAIEHLLKTTDFKPKRTIILGFGSDEERGGQVGAPAIARYLLDKYGKDSMALLIDEGSGMINTWGQQFATPAVAEKGHYDLGITVSTLGGHSSVPPPHTAIGLISLLIAELERNPHEATIAESSPVYEFMTCAAAYAKDMPKKLKGMVIKAEDGDLKAWKSLPEEIISVGMGGAPAGPGQGDPIKSMLTTTQAVDIIHGGLKVNALPEAVTAIVNHRVNSLSNHFELQDRTLNLLKPVCEDYNLTLIGFDGETVFDGSPTSKVILDEAFGYYTDPSPHSPVSIEDPAWRVMAGTARGMWASRKEVSEDGKIVELEAGDDLIMAPFMSTGNTDTRRYWDLTPNIYRFRYTPMAGSGGAHTINEYSNADDLIEFARFYQAMILNLDAAGDVA
- a CDS encoding protein FRG1, producing MSAAGVVSKKLKFKGEKSKKKKRSHHHSSGRGGGGGDGDELEALAAADPRGWMFPSNPMEINGPAYILLPTEPLTCLAWDATRQKVYAAPVDIPQAPEGANDLSESEILLTIEPTDVNHVWVISRLSGSEDVVSLRTSTGTFLTASPSGSLTATTPSRGPLEAFIPINSRPSTPSVFPTFALQIQHNSKYFSATTIAGKAELRADADDVGEFEGLRIKCQREFVYKARQGEDVKGKKRMADSGPSAASIEDDEMRRNREAQTWGAGRIKLSDKDRRDVKKAKKEGRYAEAMLDRRAALKSDRYAK
- a CDS encoding glutamate-5-semialdehyde dehydrogenase; amino-acid sequence: MADSIASASNSGAESIAIAARRAFEASQLVDPSERDVALKAIRETLQASKDEILAANKKDMGAAEALAATGKLSYSLVSRLDLGRPGKFEAMLQGISDVAALPAPTGMVTFAKEIGPELELHRVTCPVGVLLVIFEARPEVVVNIAALAIKSGNAAILKGGKESINTATVLSSLISQALARTSIPSAFVQSVSTRSEISSLLAQDRYIDLVMPRGGNELVRSIQNNTRIPVMGHADGICAVYLDKSAVQEKAIRIAVESKIDYMAACNAAETLLIHSSLLTTVWPAVASALMSNSVCLRCDPATLAALRDASIPEASKFVTASSPADYSTEFLGPTIAVKAVESVQEAIQHINSHSSHHTDSIVTEDEASMSAWCRGLDSANCFVNASTRFADGTRYGLGTEVGISTGKTHARGPVGLDGLVIYKYMMRSKKQDGSVIADHEKGGKGYTHKDLVKGEALF